CTCTTCGAAGGCGATGCGGTTCTCTTCCACCTCGGCGACGGCGACCTGGCCCCAGAAGGATGCGAGCTTGGGTGCATCCTGGGCCTGGCCGTGCTTGTTCACGGGCACGATCACCTCGACCTTGGGGAAGGCGCCGCGCTGAAGCTGGTCGCAGCGCTTGCCCGCCACGACGACGAAGCGGTACTTGTTGGCGATTTCTTCCGGGACACGAACGATGGTGCGCTGGGTCATGGGGCACTCCGAACCTGGAAGCATAGCATCTGAAAGGGCTTCCAGCAATGGTCCGAACGGGCTCCTGGAGTAGGATTGGGTCTTCCGGGAGGGACCATGGAACGGGGCAAGCTCTGGCGGACCGCCTTCGGCGGCAACATCCGGCTCCTGGAGCTGAACGGGGCCGGGCTCACCGAGGACCTGGCCGCCAAGCGGCCGGCCTCCGGCGTGGCTTCGGCCGCCTGGATCGTGGGGCATCTGGTGGCCTCCCGGCGCCGGATCGTGAAGATGCTGGGCGGGAGCCTGCCGGAGGAACCGACCTGGGAACAGCACTATGCCCGCGGCGGTCCGGGAGCCACCGCCCACCTGGACTGGGCGGGGCTGCTGGAGGCCTTCCGGGCGACGGATCAGGCCCTGAAGACCGCCTTCCAGCAACTGGAGGACTGGGATCGCCCGACCCTGAACCCGGCCCTGGGCGCGGAACAGCCCCTGGAGCAGGTGCTGTCGTTCCTCTTCATGCACGAGTGTTACCACTTGGGGCAGATCGGCATCGTCCGCAAATTGCACGGCCTGCCAGGAGCCATCTGATGCAGATCATCCTGGGGATCACCGGCGGGATCGCCGCCTACAAATCCGCCGAGCTGGCCCGGCTGCTGGCCAACCAGGGCCATCGGGTGCGCTGCATCCTCACGGAGGCCGGGGCGCGGTTCATCACACCGCTCACGCTCACCAGCCTGACGGGCGAGCCCTGTTTCGGTGCCAACCCCGACCAGGGGGAATGGCGTGCCAATCCCAGCATCGAGCACATCGAGCTGGCCCGCTGGGCCGACCTGGTGGCCGTGGTGCCCGCCACGGCGAACATCCTAGGAAAGACCGCCAACGGCCTCGCCACGGATCTGCTCAGCACCGTCCTGCTCGCCACCCGGGCCCCGGTGCTCTGGGCTCCGGCCATGAACACGGGCATGTGGGAGCATCCCGCGGTGCAGGCGAACATCGCCCGGCTGCGCGCCTTCGGCCACGCGGTGGTGGAGCCCGGCGAGGGCACCCTGGCCTGCGGCGAGGAAGGATCCGGAAAACTGGCGGAGGTGGTCTCCATCGCCGAGGCCATCCAGATGCACGGCACACCCAAGCTGCGCAGCCTCCGCGGCCGCCGCGTGCTCATCACCTCGGGCCCCACGCGGGAGGACCTGGATCCGGTCCGCACGCTCACCAACCGCAGCACCGGCGCCATGGGCATCGAGCTGGCGCGGGCCTTCCGCGATGTGGGGGCCCAGGTCCAGCTGGTGCTGGGCGGCGACCTGCCGGCGCCCTGGGGCGTGGAGACCCTCCGCGTCCGCAGCGCCCAGCAGATGCTGGAGGCATGTGAGGCCCGCTGGGCGGATTCGGACGGCCTGGTGGCCGCCGCCGCCGTGGCGGATCAGCGCCCCGAAGCGCTGGCGCCCGAGAAGGTGAAGAAGGGCGACGGGCCCGAAACCCTGGTGCTGGTGCGGACACCGGACATCCTGGCGCGCCTCTCGGCTGCCCGGCGGGCAGATCAGTGGGTGCTCGGCTTCGCGGCCGAGAGCGAGAAGCACCTGGAGCAGGCCGCCGCCAAGCTGGTGAAGAAGGGGCTGGACGCCGTGCTGGTGAACGATGTTCAAGGCGGCCGGGCTTTCGGCGCCCAGGCCAACACCCTGACGCCCGTCACGGCCCAGGGCCCCCATGACCCCCTCGGGCCCCTGGCGAAGGATCAGCTGGCCCGGGCCGTGGTGCAGTGGTGGGCACACCGGCTGGAAGCCCGGGAGAGCGGCCGGTAATGCCTTAGAGGGCCGGGTCCATCCAGGGCAGCACATCGCTGGGGCGCCCGGCCACATTGCCCAGGCGCACCGCCACGACCACGATCCAGCCCTGGGGCCGCTGCAGCGAGCCCAGGTCCATGGTGAAGGGCTCCCCGGGTCCCGGCAGGTCGGGGCGCCGGCGCTCCAGCACGACCTCCCCGTGGTTGAAGACCTCCTCGGGCGAGGGCTTGGCGAGGGCCAGGGGAAGATACAGCACCCGGACCAGCTCCACCCCCGCCAGGGGATCCCCCTTCACATCCGCCGGAGGCAGCGTGAGCCGGACTTTGCGCAGGCCTTCCAGCCGGACCTCGGGGGCCTGGGCGGCCGCGCGCGGGCGGGGGATGGGATCGCCCTTCCGCCCGCAGTGGAAGATCAGGACGCCAAGCGTGATGGCGAGCAGCGGGTTTGCTAGGCTGGAGAATCGCATCGCCTCCATCATGCCCGATTCCGAGGTCCACCTATGCCCGTGACCAAGATCCTGATTGCGAACCGCGGGGACGATGACCCCTCCGGGGTCGAGCGGAGCGAGGGAGCGGGAGCGAAGCGATCGGGGGCAGGTCCCCGCGCAGGCCAGCGATCCAGCACCCCTGAGCAAAGGTGAGCCCATGCCCGTGACCAAGATCTTGATTGCCAACCGCGGGGAAATCGCGATCCGCGTGATCCGCACCTGCCGCGAGATGGGCATCCCCACGGTGGCCGTGTATTCCGAGGCCGATCGCGGCGCCCTGCATGTGCGCATGGCAGATGAGGCCTACTTCATCGGCCCCGCGGCGGCCCGGGAGAGCTACCTGGTGCTGGAGAAGATCCTGGATGTCTGCAAGCGCAGCGGCGCCGACGCGGTGCATCCGGGCTACGGCTTCCTGTCCGAGAACGCCGAAGCCGCCAGGGCTTTCCAGGCGGCGGGCATCACCTTCATCGGGCCTCGCCCCGAGTGCATCGTGAGCATGGGCTCCAAGACCGCCGCCCGGGAGGTGGCCATCGCTGCGGGCTGCCCCGTGGTGCCGGGCATCCAGGAGACCATGGCCGATGAGGAGCTGCTGGTCGCCTCCCAGAAGATCGGCTTCCCCGTGATGCTCAAGGCCGCCATGGGCGGCGGCGGCAAGGGCATGCGCCTGGTGCACAAGCCCGAGGAGTTCACTTCCTCGCTCGCGCGGGCGCGCGGCGAGGCGCTGTCCAGCTTCGGCGACGACAGCGTCTATGTGGAGAAGGCCATCGTCCAGCCCCGCCACATCGAGATCCAGATCTTCTCCGACACCCACGGCAACCATGTCTACCTGCACGAGCGCGAATGCTCCGTGCAGCGGCGGCACCAGAAGGTCATTGAGGAGGCGCCCAGCCCCCATGTGACGCCGGAGATGCGCAAGGCCATGGGCGAGGCGGCCCTCAAGGTGGCCCGGGCCGTGAACTATGTGGGCGCGGGCACGGTGGAGTTCCTGGCCGACGCCGACCGGAACTTCTACTTCCTGGAGATGAACACCCGCCTCCAGGTGGAACATCCCGTCACGGAATGGATCACGGGCCTGGACCTGGTGAAGTGGCAGATCCTCGTGGCCCGGGGCGAGCAGCTGCCCATGACCCAGGAGGAGATCCCCCTCAACGGCTGGGCCATGGAGTGCCGCGTCTACGCCGAGGACCCCGACAAGAACTTCATGCCGAGCCCCGGGAAGATCACCTTCCTGCGCACCCCCAGCGGCCGCAATGTGCGCGATGACAGCGGCGTCTACGAAGGGGCCGAAGTGCCCATGTTCTACGACCCCATGATCAGCAAGCTCAGCACCTGGGGGCCCACGCGCCTCGAGGCCATCGAGCGCATGCGCGCGGCCCTGGGCGAGTACCGCATCGGCGGCATCCGCCACAACATCGCCTTCCACGAGGCGCTGATGGAGCATGAGCCCTTCCGGGCCGGCGCCCTGCACACGGGCATGCTGGACAAACCCTTCTGGAAGCGGAAGGGGCAGGGGCCCGACCTGAAGTTCGCGGTGGCGGCGGCGCTGCTGCACGAGCTCGAAACCGAGCAGCGACGGGCCACCCAGCCGTCCGCCGGGGGCGAGGGGAAACCCGATGCCTGGAAGCACTGGGGCCGGTTCAACCGGTTGTAGGGAGACGCGCGTGAAACGGACCCTGATCCTCGGCAAGGACTCCCACGAGGTGGAGCTCATCCACCAGGACGGCGCGACGACGCTGGTCTGGGAGGGGGTGAGCCATCCCATCGACATCCTGGAGCTGGAACCCGGCTGCTATTCGATCCTCATGGAGGGCCGCTCGGTGGAGGTGCGCCTGGACCCGGCCAAGTCGCCGGACCCCGACACCCATGCCTACCGGGCGATGCTCTACGACGGCTCCTACGAATTCGCCCTGGTGGATCCCCGCCGGGCCCTCCTGGCGGGTTCCGGCGGCGCCGGGGCCGGTGGCGGCGTGCTGTCCTCGCCCATGCCCGGCAAGATCGTGAAATTGCTCGCGAAAGTCGGCGACTCCGTTCAGGAGGGCCAGACCCTCCTCGTCATGGAGGCCATGAAGATGCAGAACGAACTGAAGACCAGCACCACCGGGACTGTGACGGTCGTCCATGTCCAGGAGGGCGCCACCGTGGAGACGGGGGCTGCGCTTATCACTGTCGTGGCGCCCGAAACCTGAATGAAGGTTTATCTGAGCCGTTCTTACTTCAGGTCATGCAAAAGTTACAAATGACCTCCCTTTCTTGAAAATCAAGGAAACTGCATCAATCAGGCGGCTTGTAGCGGGGCATGCTTGAAGATAAATTCCTATCGATTCATGATGTAGATAATTCGATTTAATTTTTCCATATTTATGTCGGGAACCTTTTTTGGGTTGCATGAAGTCCCTCTCCGGGACTAGCTTGAGGCGTGATGCAAATCACTATTCCTGGAGGTGATATGAAAAAAACCTTGCTGTTCTTGCTGGCTGGAACGGCGTTGAGTCTTTCCGCCCAGCAGGGTCAGGCCTGGGTGGCTGGCCACCTGGGTCAGACCATTTTCGAGAAGGACAAGAACCTTGCTAAGCCTGGGATTGAGCTGAAGGATCAGCTCCACTACGGTCTGGGTGTTGGGCATTGGTACACCGATCGTTGGGGCCTGGACCTCCGCGCCCTGCATAACGACCTGAAGGCCGACAAGATCCCTGGTGCTCCCACCGGGGATGAGACCCACCTGCTGGCCTCGGGCCTGTTCAACTTCCGTCCCGGCGCTGAGAACTGGTATCCCTACCTCTCCGCTGGTTTCGGCGGGACGAATGTGAACAAGAAATACTCCCCCAGCGGCAAGGAGACCACCCGCCTCAACTACCACGGCGGGCTCGGCGTCATGGGCAAGCTGGCCGAGAACTTCATGCTCGACCTGAATGTCAAGGCTGTGAGCGTGGAGCTTCCCAAGTCGCGCATGGAGTATCTGGCGACGCTGGGCCTCGGTTACACCTGGGGCGGTGCCAAGAAGGCCGCTCCGGCCCCCCCGCCGCCGCCTCCCCCGCCCGCTCCCGAGCCAAAGCCCGAGCCGGTTGCACCGCCGCCGCCGCCTCCCCCGCCCGCTCCCGAACCGGAAGTGGTGAAGCCAGTGCCGCCGCCGCCGCCCGCCAAGATCGTTCTGGACGAGGCCGTGCTGCACTTCGCCAATGGCAAGGCGGACCTGGGTCCGGACGCCACCGCGGCCATCCAGAAGGTGGCTGACGGCCTCAAGGCCTACCCGGGCAACTACAAGCTCGAGGTGAGCGGTCACACCTCCTCCGTGGGCGGCAAGGCCCTGAACAAGTCCCTGGCCAAGCGCCGGGCCGACGCGGTTGCCAAGGTCCTGGTGGACTCCGGCATCCCCGCCTCCAAGGTCACCACCGTGGGCGTAGGCCCCGACAAGCCCATCGCCGACAACGCGACCAAGGAAGGCCAGGCCAAGAACCGCCGCGTGGAGATCGATGTGCAGGTCAACGACGGCAAGACCGAGGTCCGCAAGACCGAGACCGGAGTCGTCGATGGCGCCGCCGCTCCGGCTCCTGCGCCCAAGAAGTCCGTGAAGAAGGCCGCCAAGGCCACCAAGTAGGCCGAGCCCACGAACAGCGGGGGCTGTTGCCCCCGCTGTTCTCTTAAGGAGAGCCTTCATGTCGATGAAAGACGAGTTCAAGGCCTTCATCATGAAGGGGAATGTGGTCGATCTGGCCATCGCCGTGGTCGTGGGCGGCGCCTTCGGCAAGATCATCACGGCCTTCGTGGACGGGATCGTCATGCCGCTGGTGACCTATGTGCTTCCCGCCAACATCAAGTGGGAAGAGTGGGTTCTCGGCAAGTTCCGCATCGGCGCCGTGCTCGGCGCCACGGTGAACTTCCTGATCATCGCCCTGGTGATCTTCCTCGTGCTGATCAAGTTCCTGGGCAAGTTCATCAAGAAGGAGGAGGCCCCGGCCGCCCCCACCACCAAGGAATGCCCGGCCTGTCTGGAGCAGGTGCCCCTCAAGGCCACCCGCTGCAAGCACTGCACGAGTTCGCTGTAGCCGCAGGTCGGGTTGCGGCCCGAGGCTGCCATGAAAGGGCCCGGTCTTCCGGGCCCTTTCCCTTGTGAACGCAAGGGTTCCCGTGGTGAACTGGAGCTTCAACCCCGGGGCGCTTGGGTGCGCCCCCCGACGCACGAGGGCGCCGATGAGCGAGCAAGCTCCGGTTAAGAAATATTCGGTTTTCCTTCCCAAGACCGATTTCCCGATGAAGGCGGACCTGCCGCAGCGCGAGCCGAAACGGCTGGAGCGCTGGAAGGCCGAGAGCCTCTATCGCCGCATCGAGGCGAAGCGGAAGACCGATAACGCCGCCGGCAAGGGTAAGGGCCGCGAGGTGCTGCACGACGGCCCGCCCTACGCCAACGGCGCGATCCACATGGGCCACGCGCTCAACAAGATCCTCAAAGATGTGGTGGTGAAGTCCCGGTGGATGGAGGGCTACGAATCGCCGTATGTGCCGGGCTGGGATTGCCACGGCCTGCCCATCGAGCATGCGGTGGAGAAGGATCTCGGCCCCAAGCGGCGGGAGATGAGCCGCGCCGACTTCCTCCAGAAGTGCCGCGTCTACGCCCAGAAGTGGATCGACACCCAGCGCACGGCCTTCCAGCGCCTCGGCGTGCTGGGCGCCTGGGAGCAGCCCTATGTGACCATGGACCCCCGCTACGAGGCGGAAACGGTGCGCCACCTGGCCAAGCTCTTCGACAGCGGCTCCGTCACCCGCAAGCTGAAGGTCGTCCACTGGAGCTATGGCGCCCGCACGGCCCTGGCTGAGGCGGAGGTGGAATATGCCGACAAGACCAGCCCCGCCATCACCGTGGCTTTCCCGGTCGCGGATTCCGAGGCCAAGCGGCTGGAACTGCCCACGCCGATGTTCGTGCCCATCTGGACCACGACGCCCTGGACTCTGCCCAGCAACCTGGCCGTGGCCATGCACCCTGACCTGGAATACGCTGTCGTCCGCGTCCGCGTGGGTGACACGGACCGCCACTACATCGTGGCGGTGACCCTGCGCGAGGACTTCGGGAAGAAGCTCGGCGCCGACCTGCACACCGTGGAGATCCGCAAGGGCAAGGAATTCCAGACCCTCGTGGCCCGGCATCCCTGGATCGATCGGCAGAGCCCGATCCTGCTGGCGGACTATGTCGTCGCCGACACCGGCACGGGCCTGGTGCACACCGCGCCCGACCACGGCGTGGACGACTTCAACCTGGCGCATCATCTGGGCCTGCTCCAGCTGGTGGGCCCCGACGGCAAGTTCCTGCCCGCGGTGAATGACCCGGAGCTGGAGGGGAAGAACATCTTCGACTGCAATCCCCTGGTGGTGGAGCGGCTGAAGCGGGAAGGGCGCCTTCTCCACGAGGAGACCCTGACCCACAGCTATCCCCACTGCTGGCGCACCAAGACGCCCATCCTCTTCCGGGCCACCGAGCAGTGGTTCATCACCATGGATTCGGAACTGGCCGGGAAAGGCCGTACCCTGCGCGAGCTGGGGCTCGAGGGCGTGGAGCGCACCCAGTGGATCCCCGCCCAGGGCCAGAACCGCATCCACGCCATGATCGAGGGCCGCCCCGACTGGTGCATCAGCCGCCAGCGTGCCTGGGGCACGCCCATCACCGTGCTGCGCTGCGAAGCCTGCGGCGAGCCGCTGGTGGCCGATGCCATCTTCGAGGCTGCGGCCACGGCCATCGAGGCGGGCGGCATCGAGGCCTGGGCCGACCTCCCCGTGGACCGCCTGGTCCCTGCGGGGGCCCGGTGTGCCTGCGGCTCCACGGCCTTCCAGAAGGAAACGGACATCCTGGATGTGTGGATCGACTCGGGCGTCAGCGCCTCCGTCGTGTGCGCTTCGCACCCGGAACTGACCCGCGATGACTACGGCAAGTTCATCTACCTCGAGGGCTCGGATCAGCACCGGGGCTGGTTCCACAGCTCTCTGCTCTTCAACCTCGCCGCCACGGGCACCAAGCCCTACAAGCAGGTGGTCACCCACGGCTTCGTGCTGGACGGCAAGGGCCAGAAAATGTCCAAGAGCCTGGGCAATGTCATCACGCCGGAGGAGATCCTGAAGACCCTGGGCGCCGACATCCTCCGCTGGTGGGCCGCCTCCTGCGACTACAGCGAGGACATCCGCATCTCCAAGGAGATCCTCGACCGCAGTGCCGACGCCTACCGCAAGATCCGCAACACCCTGCGCTTTCTGCTGGGCGCCCTGGCGGATTTCGACCCGGCCCGGGATGCCGTTGCGCCTGCGGACCTCGCACCCCTGGACCGCTGGGTGCTGGATGCCTTTGCCCGCACCACGGTGGAGGCCCGGGACGCCTACACCCGCTTCGAGTTCCACCGCGCCACCCAGGCCATCCACGGCTTCTGCCAGCTGGAGCTGTCGGGCCGCTACTTCGAGATCATCAAGGATCGCCTCTATTGCGATGCCCTGGATTCGCCCCGCCGCGCCAGCTGCCGCCAAGCTTGCTGGGAACTGGCCCAGGGGCTCTGCACCCTGCTGGCCCCGGTCATGAGCTTCACGGCCGACGAAGCCTGGGAGCAGATCCCGGGATGCTCGGGAAGCGTGCACGAGCAACGGTTCCCGGAGCTCAAGGCTCCCGCTGGCGAGCCGAAGTGGGAGAAGTTGTGGCAGGTGCGCGAAGCCGTCCAGGCCGCGATGGAACCCCATCGGGCCGCCAAGACCATCGGCACGAGCCTGGATGCCGCCGTGGCCATCACGCTCGGAAGCGAGGCCGACTGGGATCTCCTGACTGGTCTCGGCGAATCGCTTGACGACCTCCTTGTGGTTTCCTCCATCGCCCGGGGCGTAGATCCGAGCGCCAGCAACGGCCCCATCGTCCTCGTCACCCCCCATGAGGGCGAGAAGTGCCCCCGCTGCTGGAACCGCAAGGGCGGCCATGGCGCCGGTGAGGACGCAGCCCTCTGCGTCCGCTGTGCCGCGGTGGTGGCCTAGTGCGCCGTCTGCCCTGGCTGCTGCTTCCAGCCTTCGCCCTTGCCGCGGATCTCGGCTCCAAGGCCTGGATTCTCCGGACCCTGGGCGAGAGCGAGTCCCTGCCCGTCATCCGGGGTTTCTTCTACCTGACCCTGGGCTTCAACCGCGGCGCCATCTTCGGCAGCCTCACCTGGCTGCCGGCGGCGGCGCGGTTCGTTCTTTTCGCGGTGGCGGGGCTGGCGGCGCTGATCTACTTCGGCCGCCTCTTCCTGGCCAGGGAAACGCCCACCTGGGACCGCGTGGCCCTGGGCCTCATTCTCGGCGGGGCGCTGGGAAATGGGATCGATCGCCTCTTGCGCGGTGCCGTGGTGGACTTCCTCGACTTCGTCTTCGGCACTTGGCACTACTGGACCTTCAACCTTGCCGACAGCTTCATCCTCGTGGGCGCCGTCCTCTACGGCCTGCGGATGCTCCTGGCGCCGAAGGTTGAGCACACGACCACTGAGAACTGATCCACCCCGAAGGCCCGAACGCCGGCCTGGTTCGTTATCCGTCGTGTCGCGTGTCTTCGCGGTGAATCACTTTTATTGGGCTTCGATGGCCTTGAGCAGCGCAGGGTCCTTGGGCAGCTGATCCACTTCGGCGAGTCTTGGGACGAGGCGCTTCCAGAAGGGTTCTGCGGCGAAGACTCGCTTGAAGAGGGGGAGCGCTTCGTCGCGCTGACCGCTGGAGGCGAGGGCCACCGCCTGCCAGAAGGGCATCTCCCAGATGCCGGGGGCCAGCCGGGCGGCGGCTGCGTAGGCGGCCTTGGCTTCGGGCCACTTGGCGGCGGTGACGAAGCCATCGCCCTCGTCCATGAGCCGGTAGGCCCGCCGCAGCTGGATGAGGCGGCCCAGCTCCTTCAGGGGATCGGGGTGGTCCTCCACCCGCAGGTCGAAGAGGCGGTCGTTCCAGGGCTGGCCGGAGGGCTTCCCTTTCACGACGAGGATGGCCGCGCTCTGCTGGCCGCGGATGTCGCCACCCTCGGCCTGGGCGGCGCGGAGGGCCGCCAGGAGGCGATCCGCGAGATCGCCTGGAGCGGCGCGGAAGGCCCGGGCCATGGCCGGCCAGACCGTGGCCTTGTCCATGAGATTGGCCTCCACCGTGAACCCCTCGCCCACCTCGTGGCCCGCCGCCTGGATGCACTTGGCGCCCGTGTGGGCGGTGGCTCGGCCTTGGGCGTCCACCATGGCCACCTGCCGCACCTCGCGGTCGCCGTCGGCCGCCAGCAGGGCCTTCAGGGCCTCGGGCGCGGGTTGGCCGGCCTTCATGAGCGCCAGCCCCAGGGTGCCGTAGCTGGGATCGGTGAAGCTTTGTGTCGCCACGGCGCCGACGCCGGGCTCGGCCCAGGGCACCGAGGCGCCCACCGAGAACCAGTGGCTCTGCACCGCCACGCCCAGGTCCCCGGTGACCGGGTCCCGGGCCACGATGGAATAGGTGTGGATGGGGCGGCGCGGAGCCGCGGGATCCGGCTGCGATGCCAGAAGGGGCAGGGACAGAGCCAGGAGAAGGGCGCGCATGGAGGCCTCGGGGGAATGCCCCACCATACCAGCGGGCGCTGGATCCGCGGCCAACCCCGAGGGCCTCATCCCCAGGTCGAGCCAGGGCCTACCGGCAGCCTTCCTCGCGCGGAGGCCAGCCGTCAAATCTCTCCGGCGCCGGGAATCTCCACCACGAACACGCTTCCCCCGGTGGGGTTCGCCTCCACCCAGATCCGGCCGTCGTGGGCCTCGGCCACCAGCTGGCAGAAGGCGAGGCCCAGGCCTGAACCGGACAGCGTGTTCGCGCCCTCCTTCTCGAGGCGTACGAACTTCCCGAAGATCCGTTCGCGCATGTGCTCGGGGATTCCCTTTCCCTGGTCGTAGACCGCCACGCGAACGCCGGTTCGGGTGGATCGCGCCTCAAGTCGAGTCTGGCTGCCGGTGGGAGAGTATTTGAGGGCGTTGTCGAGGAGGTTCAGCAGAAGCCTCCGCAGGAATTCCTGGTCGGCCTCGACCTCCAGATCGGGTGGGCACTCCCAGACCAGCTCCTGGCCTCGGGATTGGACCAGGGACTCCACTTCTTTGAGCAGATGGGGAATCCAGGTGCCCAGC
The window above is part of the Geothrix sp. genome. Proteins encoded here:
- a CDS encoding DinB family protein; its protein translation is MERGKLWRTAFGGNIRLLELNGAGLTEDLAAKRPASGVASAAWIVGHLVASRRRIVKMLGGSLPEEPTWEQHYARGGPGATAHLDWAGLLEAFRATDQALKTAFQQLEDWDRPTLNPALGAEQPLEQVLSFLFMHECYHLGQIGIVRKLHGLPGAI
- the coaBC gene encoding bifunctional phosphopantothenoylcysteine decarboxylase/phosphopantothenate--cysteine ligase CoaBC codes for the protein MQIILGITGGIAAYKSAELARLLANQGHRVRCILTEAGARFITPLTLTSLTGEPCFGANPDQGEWRANPSIEHIELARWADLVAVVPATANILGKTANGLATDLLSTVLLATRAPVLWAPAMNTGMWEHPAVQANIARLRAFGHAVVEPGEGTLACGEEGSGKLAEVVSIAEAIQMHGTPKLRSLRGRRVLITSGPTREDLDPVRTLTNRSTGAMGIELARAFRDVGAQVQLVLGGDLPAPWGVETLRVRSAQQMLEACEARWADSDGLVAAAAVADQRPEALAPEKVKKGDGPETLVLVRTPDILARLSAARRADQWVLGFAAESEKHLEQAAAKLVKKGLDAVLVNDVQGGRAFGAQANTLTPVTAQGPHDPLGPLAKDQLARAVVQWWAHRLEARESGR
- a CDS encoding acetyl-CoA carboxylase biotin carboxylase subunit, with product MPVTKILIANRGEIAIRVIRTCREMGIPTVAVYSEADRGALHVRMADEAYFIGPAAARESYLVLEKILDVCKRSGADAVHPGYGFLSENAEAARAFQAAGITFIGPRPECIVSMGSKTAAREVAIAAGCPVVPGIQETMADEELLVASQKIGFPVMLKAAMGGGGKGMRLVHKPEEFTSSLARARGEALSSFGDDSVYVEKAIVQPRHIEIQIFSDTHGNHVYLHERECSVQRRHQKVIEEAPSPHVTPEMRKAMGEAALKVARAVNYVGAGTVEFLADADRNFYFLEMNTRLQVEHPVTEWITGLDLVKWQILVARGEQLPMTQEEIPLNGWAMECRVYAEDPDKNFMPSPGKITFLRTPSGRNVRDDSGVYEGAEVPMFYDPMISKLSTWGPTRLEAIERMRAALGEYRIGGIRHNIAFHEALMEHEPFRAGALHTGMLDKPFWKRKGQGPDLKFAVAAALLHELETEQRRATQPSAGGEGKPDAWKHWGRFNRL
- a CDS encoding biotin/lipoyl-containing protein; amino-acid sequence: MKRTLILGKDSHEVELIHQDGATTLVWEGVSHPIDILELEPGCYSILMEGRSVEVRLDPAKSPDPDTHAYRAMLYDGSYEFALVDPRRALLAGSGGAGAGGGVLSSPMPGKIVKLLAKVGDSVQEGQTLLVMEAMKMQNELKTSTTGTVTVVHVQEGATVETGAALITVVAPET
- a CDS encoding OmpA family protein, which encodes MKKTLLFLLAGTALSLSAQQGQAWVAGHLGQTIFEKDKNLAKPGIELKDQLHYGLGVGHWYTDRWGLDLRALHNDLKADKIPGAPTGDETHLLASGLFNFRPGAENWYPYLSAGFGGTNVNKKYSPSGKETTRLNYHGGLGVMGKLAENFMLDLNVKAVSVELPKSRMEYLATLGLGYTWGGAKKAAPAPPPPPPPPAPEPKPEPVAPPPPPPPPAPEPEVVKPVPPPPPAKIVLDEAVLHFANGKADLGPDATAAIQKVADGLKAYPGNYKLEVSGHTSSVGGKALNKSLAKRRADAVAKVLVDSGIPASKVTTVGVGPDKPIADNATKEGQAKNRRVEIDVQVNDGKTEVRKTETGVVDGAAAPAPAPKKSVKKAAKATK
- the mscL gene encoding large conductance mechanosensitive channel protein MscL, with protein sequence MSMKDEFKAFIMKGNVVDLAIAVVVGGAFGKIITAFVDGIVMPLVTYVLPANIKWEEWVLGKFRIGAVLGATVNFLIIALVIFLVLIKFLGKFIKKEEAPAAPTTKECPACLEQVPLKATRCKHCTSSL
- the ileS gene encoding isoleucine--tRNA ligase, with the protein product MKADLPQREPKRLERWKAESLYRRIEAKRKTDNAAGKGKGREVLHDGPPYANGAIHMGHALNKILKDVVVKSRWMEGYESPYVPGWDCHGLPIEHAVEKDLGPKRREMSRADFLQKCRVYAQKWIDTQRTAFQRLGVLGAWEQPYVTMDPRYEAETVRHLAKLFDSGSVTRKLKVVHWSYGARTALAEAEVEYADKTSPAITVAFPVADSEAKRLELPTPMFVPIWTTTPWTLPSNLAVAMHPDLEYAVVRVRVGDTDRHYIVAVTLREDFGKKLGADLHTVEIRKGKEFQTLVARHPWIDRQSPILLADYVVADTGTGLVHTAPDHGVDDFNLAHHLGLLQLVGPDGKFLPAVNDPELEGKNIFDCNPLVVERLKREGRLLHEETLTHSYPHCWRTKTPILFRATEQWFITMDSELAGKGRTLRELGLEGVERTQWIPAQGQNRIHAMIEGRPDWCISRQRAWGTPITVLRCEACGEPLVADAIFEAAATAIEAGGIEAWADLPVDRLVPAGARCACGSTAFQKETDILDVWIDSGVSASVVCASHPELTRDDYGKFIYLEGSDQHRGWFHSSLLFNLAATGTKPYKQVVTHGFVLDGKGQKMSKSLGNVITPEEILKTLGADILRWWAASCDYSEDIRISKEILDRSADAYRKIRNTLRFLLGALADFDPARDAVAPADLAPLDRWVLDAFARTTVEARDAYTRFEFHRATQAIHGFCQLELSGRYFEIIKDRLYCDALDSPRRASCRQACWELAQGLCTLLAPVMSFTADEAWEQIPGCSGSVHEQRFPELKAPAGEPKWEKLWQVREAVQAAMEPHRAAKTIGTSLDAAVAITLGSEADWDLLTGLGESLDDLLVVSSIARGVDPSASNGPIVLVTPHEGEKCPRCWNRKGGHGAGEDAALCVRCAAVVA
- the lspA gene encoding signal peptidase II, translating into MRRLPWLLLPAFALAADLGSKAWILRTLGESESLPVIRGFFYLTLGFNRGAIFGSLTWLPAAARFVLFAVAGLAALIYFGRLFLARETPTWDRVALGLILGGALGNGIDRLLRGAVVDFLDFVFGTWHYWTFNLADSFILVGAVLYGLRMLLAPKVEHTTTEN
- a CDS encoding DUF1028 domain-containing protein, which produces MRALLLALSLPLLASQPDPAAPRRPIHTYSIVARDPVTGDLGVAVQSHWFSVGASVPWAEPGVGAVATQSFTDPSYGTLGLALMKAGQPAPEALKALLAADGDREVRQVAMVDAQGRATAHTGAKCIQAAGHEVGEGFTVEANLMDKATVWPAMARAFRAAPGDLADRLLAALRAAQAEGGDIRGQQSAAILVVKGKPSGQPWNDRLFDLRVEDHPDPLKELGRLIQLRRAYRLMDEGDGFVTAAKWPEAKAAYAAAARLAPGIWEMPFWQAVALASSGQRDEALPLFKRVFAAEPFWKRLVPRLAEVDQLPKDPALLKAIEAQ